A genomic region of Haliotis asinina isolate JCU_RB_2024 chromosome 1, JCU_Hal_asi_v2, whole genome shotgun sequence contains the following coding sequences:
- the LOC137285653 gene encoding interleukin 17-like protein, translating into MLVCLTVMQILVYQALVSAIPVSVTNRDDVIRQRRNIANCQPPQDINQLFQSLNANTDTLLYLRCTREGIRPYLNTELNTDQVFGTKNYYRGTICPTSVSDDPNDSLWMRSLCPWYYNVTYLPVGHYPSVIPQAVCKCDMCVDNNQKQCERVSTQIRVLEETDCENGFYKYKPKTFTQYVGCAWRVAALQTQNQSFQAEVPIP; encoded by the coding sequence ATGTTGGTGTGTCTGACTGTAATGCAAATCCTTGTCTATCAAGCCCTTGTGTCAGCGATACCGGTCAGCGTTACTAACCGGGACGACGTTATCAGACAACGTCGTAACATCGCCAACTGTCAACCACCTCAAGATATCAACCAACTCTTTCAAAGTCTCAACGCCAACACTGATACCTTGCTCTACTTACGCTGTACACGAGAAGGCATCCGACCCTACCTTAACACAGAACTGAACACTGACCAAGTATTCGGCACCAAGAACTATTACAGAGGCACCATCTGTCCTACCAGCGTCAGTGACGACCCTAACGACTCACTGTGGATGAGGTCCCTCTGTCCCTGGTACTACAACGTCACCTACCTTCCCGTCGGTCACTACCCAAGCGTCATCCCCCAGGCGGTTTGTAAGTGTGACATGTGCGTTGACAATAACCAAAAACAGTGCGAGAGAGTTTCCACTCAAATCCGAGTTTTAGAGGAAACTGACTGTGAAAATGGCTTTTACAAATACAAACCAAAAACGTTTACTCAGTATGTTGGTTGCGCGTGGCGAGTCGCCGCACTACAGACTCAAAACCAGTCGTTTCAAGCGGAAGTTCCGATACCCTGA